The Salinibaculum sp. SYNS191 genome has a window encoding:
- a CDS encoding glycosyltransferase family 4 protein codes for MSVSPGNDQLRILRVSSDTYPEVTGGLGLHVHLMSKRQAERGHEVTVLTSDHGAHDLPRRERREGYRIQRHRELVNICGNSIPPGLVRMIYNASDQYDIIHAHSHLFFSTNVAAALSYVDDTPLVITNHGVRSQVAPEWIQRVYLPTVARFTLNAADRVLCYTDTDRQRIRELGVDSATAVISNGVNCSRFRPMAVNANSSQLLYVGRLTEGKGVDVLIKAFSQIASVIPEATLLLVGGGTKETELKALAAEEGVAQQVSFTGVVPNEQLPKLYNESAVFVLPSFNEGFPRTVIEAMACGTPIVVTDLEQLRSVVPDVGRTVPTDDPTTLANAVVELLSDDGLRQQLGETARDLAVSRYSWETTVEKTIEEYYDLLNCGPAEKESVVQ; via the coding sequence ATGTCTGTATCACCTGGCAACGACCAACTGCGGATCCTTCGCGTGAGCAGCGATACCTATCCGGAGGTTACCGGTGGGCTTGGCCTTCACGTTCATCTCATGTCAAAGCGGCAGGCCGAACGAGGGCATGAAGTAACGGTACTAACCTCAGATCACGGCGCACACGATTTGCCGAGACGCGAGCGTCGAGAAGGATATAGGATCCAAAGACACCGAGAGTTAGTGAACATCTGTGGAAACAGTATCCCACCTGGGCTCGTGCGGATGATCTACAATGCCAGTGATCAATACGATATTATTCATGCACACTCGCACCTGTTCTTCTCGACAAACGTTGCCGCAGCACTCAGCTATGTTGACGATACGCCGTTGGTGATTACGAACCACGGTGTGCGGTCGCAAGTGGCGCCAGAGTGGATACAGCGCGTGTATCTGCCGACCGTCGCACGATTTACACTCAATGCTGCCGACCGGGTCCTTTGTTATACGGACACAGACCGACAGCGAATTAGAGAACTCGGGGTGGATTCAGCTACTGCCGTTATCAGCAATGGCGTCAACTGCTCTCGTTTCCGACCAATGGCCGTCAACGCGAATAGTTCTCAGCTCCTCTACGTGGGCCGACTCACTGAAGGGAAAGGCGTCGACGTCCTTATCAAAGCGTTCAGTCAGATCGCTTCTGTGATTCCCGAGGCAACCTTGCTTCTGGTTGGCGGTGGCACAAAAGAGACCGAACTCAAAGCACTCGCCGCCGAAGAAGGAGTTGCACAACAGGTATCCTTCACGGGCGTCGTTCCAAACGAGCAACTGCCGAAGCTCTACAATGAGAGTGCGGTGTTCGTCTTGCCAAGTTTCAACGAAGGATTCCCCCGAACCGTCATCGAAGCAATGGCCTGTGGAACGCCAATTGTGGTGACAGATCTTGAGCAGCTTCGATCTGTCGTTCCGGATGTCGGCCGCACTGTCCCGACCGATGACCCGACAACCCTAGCCAATGCAGTGGTCGAACTGCTGTCCGATGATGGACTGCGCCAGCAACTCGGAGAGACAGCACGTGATCTTGCAGTCAGTCGTTACTCTTGGGAGACTACCGTAGAAAAGACGATTGAGGAGTACTACGATTTGTTGAACTGTGGGCCTGCCGAAAAAGAGTCCGTCGTACAGTGA
- a CDS encoding glycosyltransferase, whose amino-acid sequence MESETRLAFYVPSLTVGGAQRVTVNLANGFAERGVNVDLLVSYRRGELVEQVKNEVTLVDLQTPRIPLVGAGASIPALVFYLRKDSPDILFSQMHYANVVSVVADQLAAGETKLVLTEHTMFGQVSQQKDRLMFALARRLHPLADHILAVSSGVAESLQNEVGISDDKLTVINNPVVTPAVRTGAEASADHPWFNTSHVDVALGVGRLAQEKDFETLTKAIAIARETSPSLHLVILGEGPRRETLETLAADLGIEDKVSFPGYVKNPYAYMRCADIFVLSSRREGLPTALVEAMACGCPVVATDCRSGPREILADGTFGPLVPVGDARALAAGIEDVLREPASSKILKERAEDFSVNTVLNEYEHFVNRIY is encoded by the coding sequence ATGGAATCTGAGACCCGGCTCGCATTTTATGTGCCATCTCTGACCGTTGGGGGGGCGCAGAGAGTGACCGTTAATCTCGCGAACGGATTTGCCGAACGGGGTGTGAACGTAGACTTGCTGGTCTCCTACCGCAGAGGGGAACTTGTCGAACAGGTAAAAAACGAGGTTACCCTTGTCGATCTCCAAACACCGCGCATTCCTCTCGTCGGTGCCGGTGCAAGTATTCCTGCACTCGTATTTTATCTCCGAAAGGACTCACCCGATATCCTTTTTTCCCAAATGCACTACGCTAACGTTGTCTCGGTCGTCGCCGATCAGCTAGCAGCCGGTGAGACGAAACTTGTGTTGACCGAACATACGATGTTCGGACAAGTGAGCCAGCAGAAGGATCGGTTGATGTTCGCACTCGCCCGCCGACTTCACCCGCTTGCAGACCACATCCTCGCAGTTTCCTCAGGGGTTGCGGAGAGTCTACAAAATGAAGTAGGTATTTCTGACGATAAGTTGACTGTGATTAACAATCCTGTTGTTACCCCCGCTGTCCGAACCGGTGCCGAAGCTTCGGCCGACCATCCATGGTTCAACACCTCCCACGTTGACGTTGCTTTAGGTGTTGGGCGGTTAGCACAAGAAAAAGATTTCGAGACGCTGACCAAAGCTATTGCCATTGCTCGGGAAACCAGCCCGTCTCTCCACCTCGTAATCCTGGGAGAAGGCCCCCGCCGTGAGACGCTGGAAACTCTCGCAGCTGACTTGGGCATCGAGGATAAAGTCTCTTTCCCGGGCTACGTTAAGAATCCGTACGCATACATGCGCTGTGCCGATATCTTTGTACTCTCCTCAAGACGGGAGGGTCTCCCGACCGCGCTAGTTGAGGCGATGGCCTGTGGCTGTCCGGTCGTTGCCACTGACTGCCGAAGCGGCCCTCGAGAGATTCTAGCCGACGGGACCTTCGGCCCGTTGGTGCCGGTCGGAGATGCAAGGGCGCTCGCAGCGGGTATAGAGGACGTCTTGCGAGAGCCAGCCTCATCAAAGATATTGAAAGAACGAGCTGAAGACTTCTCTGTCAACACAGTCCTCAATGAATACGAACATTTTGTAAACCGAATCTACTGA
- a CDS encoding FkbM family methyltransferase produces the protein MVYLTPSILNHLGAEVIVRINELFDNNRYEYELRGKKILFEYTDKTGFHLYRNLISGDVLTFEGTNIKMLEFSGSKDSFIDIGAHYGIYSVVVGTLNPDSEIYCFEPNDFNRRMVQHQLQINDIRAEVRPEVVSETAGTITFYESDENGSQSHSATKSEMTVKEVEKDAVSIGEFIQYNDLHRPFLKIDAEGEEQKIIRDLVQLDGRDISGILEVHPRMLEPDESEEQILRLFDDHGYHWEELDAPSISQPQYYFQKQ, from the coding sequence GTGGTCTATCTCACTCCATCGATTCTCAACCATCTTGGAGCCGAGGTAATCGTACGTATAAATGAGCTCTTCGACAACAATAGGTATGAGTATGAACTTCGTGGTAAGAAGATTCTTTTCGAGTACACAGACAAGACCGGATTTCATCTGTACCGGAACTTGATTAGCGGTGACGTGTTGACATTCGAGGGAACGAACATCAAAATGCTGGAATTCTCTGGTAGTAAAGACTCTTTTATCGATATTGGGGCGCATTATGGTATTTACTCGGTTGTTGTGGGAACACTCAATCCCGATTCTGAGATATATTGTTTCGAACCCAATGATTTCAATCGTAGAATGGTCCAGCATCAATTACAAATTAACGATATCCGCGCAGAGGTGCGGCCAGAAGTTGTATCTGAAACGGCTGGTACAATCACGTTTTATGAGTCTGATGAGAATGGTTCGCAGAGTCACTCGGCGACAAAAAGTGAGATGACTGTCAAAGAAGTCGAAAAAGACGCGGTATCAATCGGTGAATTTATCCAATACAACGATCTGCACCGGCCATTCCTGAAGATAGATGCGGAGGGAGAAGAACAGAAAATCATACGGGATCTTGTCCAACTAGATGGGAGAGATATTTCTGGAATCCTGGAAGTACATCCACGAATGCTCGAACCCGACGAATCTGAAGAGCAGATACTTCGTCTGTTTGACGATCACGGGTATCATTGGGAAGAGTTAGATGCACCGTCAATATCCCAGCCGCAGTATTATTTCCAGAAGCAGTGA
- a CDS encoding NeuD/PglB/VioB family sugar acetyltransferase, with protein sequence MKILYCAGEQARVTLDILSRTENEETIGLLDDDQERHGELIHGHEVLGGAEMLETLTPTGNQMLVTLGRIDSDRVAIAETIREAGFSFFSAVDPETTIAETASVGEGVIINARTYIGPDAVLADQVLIDSTVNISHDAHISEGVTIAPNATLAGGVTIAKNAYVGAGATILDHHTVGEDAVVAAGAVVTEDVRPGTTVAGVPAEQIGP encoded by the coding sequence ATGAAAATACTCTACTGTGCAGGTGAACAGGCCAGAGTGACACTCGATATACTCTCTCGGACTGAAAATGAAGAAACGATTGGACTATTAGACGATGATCAGGAGCGACACGGAGAATTGATCCATGGTCACGAAGTTCTCGGTGGCGCGGAGATGCTCGAGACCCTTACTCCCACAGGAAACCAAATGTTGGTCACACTTGGCCGGATCGACAGTGACCGAGTTGCCATTGCAGAGACCATCCGTGAAGCAGGGTTTTCGTTCTTCTCCGCTGTTGACCCGGAGACAACGATTGCAGAGACCGCGTCGGTCGGTGAAGGAGTCATTATCAATGCTCGTACATACATCGGCCCGGATGCTGTCCTTGCCGACCAAGTTCTCATCGACAGCACAGTAAACATTTCTCACGACGCGCACATCTCAGAAGGCGTGACAATTGCACCAAACGCGACGCTTGCCGGTGGGGTGACGATAGCAAAAAATGCCTACGTCGGGGCTGGTGCAACAATTCTTGACCACCATACCGTCGGTGAAGATGCCGTCGTTGCTGCTGGTGCAGTCGTCACCGAAGACGTCCGACCAGGAACAACCGTCGCAGGTGTGCCTGCTGAACAGATCGGACCGTGA
- a CDS encoding right-handed parallel beta-helix repeat-containing protein, protein MPDNKDDLNDSKESNNVSKVNKIRKKEAQLGKKEGMRSVNRRQMLHLTGVGIATGLISAGVGANTTDFPNTIVFDGTVSRGKSSYEFEVSGSAEPHPEIGSVEVKDTIENGRVTGAVHRDIDAYRFSGNLTYLDVKGDAEVSLNYGDEGDIKADRIEIVASTDATVDYTFDVTDRISKVLNNGDYSAEENGDTVTENNDGTWTAKGSTNNGSGDTYDFWGELTYFEPVTGEFTLFVNGAETTVTELTGQEPKETTYPLTVDDFEDGISSKWGNASNHATTTNFAQSGSNCAYRTSGSSLYDDGTGFPDTVQEGGRFFSWSYYVDTMGNWTSSRIGFNADGPPAPANFSEWYVDFANNEILLRERVNDGGTQITARTTTQTLSAGEWYEIIVWWNYDAMECWVYDSAGTEVGHLQVSDHSYHGDYWWILDGETGTATGFDDVRFHETHPHIDRHYDDDPSATTQPPETGLHVSPDGSDSNDGSSDNPWGSILYALTEMESMDASGVTLHVHEGTYNESASASQYIEIAGSESDPAKIVGYGDAIVNLSGISSGEWGAAILLYRCEHLIVEGLTFEESPGYGLRTEGECLNVTISDCVARYNGLSGFLMNPYGGVPEESVVVEGCESYANYHGSNHADGFGVGPDHEYRSVVFRDCVGHHNEDDGFDTHFANGDKFVRCVAYRNGFDLNEELWNPSDPDGDGWKCGSDSANGPIFLYECLAWDNYQFSFLMNAHPDACEFHNCTAFKEAPDTSSAAHWGEWSGSGQHELRNCLSFHKNGNHLNNPNEFDDQNNSWNLGISDPAVQTKDTTSELFLHLTSGSAARDAGIDVGREFGGEAPDLGAYEYALDTNPLL, encoded by the coding sequence GTGCCAGATAATAAAGACGATCTTAATGATAGTAAAGAATCTAATAACGTAAGTAAAGTAAATAAAATAAGAAAAAAAGAAGCCCAGCTTGGGAAAAAAGAGGGGATGAGATCAGTCAACCGGCGACAAATGCTACACCTAACGGGGGTTGGAATTGCTACAGGCCTAATCTCTGCTGGAGTAGGTGCGAATACCACTGACTTTCCGAATACAATCGTTTTTGATGGAACTGTGTCACGTGGAAAGTCAAGCTACGAGTTTGAAGTCTCAGGATCAGCAGAACCACATCCTGAAATTGGATCAGTAGAGGTGAAAGATACCATCGAAAATGGACGAGTTACGGGAGCAGTCCACCGTGATATAGACGCTTATCGCTTTAGCGGCAATCTCACGTATCTGGACGTGAAGGGTGATGCTGAAGTCTCTCTTAATTATGGTGACGAAGGAGACATCAAGGCCGACCGCATTGAGATCGTCGCATCTACCGACGCAACCGTTGACTATACTTTCGACGTGACTGACCGGATTAGTAAAGTCCTCAATAACGGTGACTACTCAGCCGAAGAAAACGGAGATACAGTCACAGAAAACAACGACGGGACGTGGACTGCCAAGGGTTCGACCAACAACGGGTCCGGTGACACCTACGACTTCTGGGGAGAACTCACTTACTTCGAACCAGTCACTGGCGAGTTTACCTTGTTCGTAAACGGCGCAGAGACAACAGTGACGGAGCTGACTGGGCAGGAGCCAAAGGAGACAACATATCCACTGACTGTTGACGACTTCGAGGATGGGATTAGCAGCAAGTGGGGGAATGCGAGCAACCACGCCACCACCACCAACTTCGCCCAGTCGGGTAGCAACTGTGCTTATCGGACCAGTGGGAGTTCACTCTACGATGACGGCACTGGTTTCCCTGACACGGTTCAGGAAGGTGGCCGATTCTTCTCTTGGTCGTACTACGTCGATACGATGGGTAACTGGACTTCTTCGCGTATAGGGTTCAACGCTGACGGCCCACCGGCACCAGCCAACTTCAGCGAGTGGTACGTGGACTTCGCCAACAACGAGATTCTACTGCGTGAACGGGTCAATGATGGTGGGACACAGATCACTGCCCGGACGACCACACAGACGTTATCGGCCGGTGAGTGGTACGAGATTATTGTCTGGTGGAACTACGACGCGATGGAGTGCTGGGTTTACGATAGCGCAGGCACAGAAGTCGGCCACCTACAAGTGTCCGACCACAGCTATCACGGTGATTACTGGTGGATTCTTGACGGGGAGACTGGCACTGCAACGGGCTTCGACGACGTTCGCTTCCACGAGACGCATCCACATATAGACCGCCACTACGATGACGATCCATCAGCGACGACCCAGCCACCAGAGACAGGTCTGCACGTCTCGCCTGATGGGAGCGATAGCAACGACGGGTCTTCCGACAACCCCTGGGGGAGTATCCTCTACGCTCTCACTGAAATGGAGTCGATGGATGCTTCGGGGGTGACACTTCACGTCCACGAGGGTACCTACAACGAATCCGCCTCCGCCAGCCAATATATCGAGATCGCTGGCTCAGAGAGCGACCCAGCGAAAATTGTCGGCTACGGTGACGCCATCGTCAATCTCTCTGGGATCAGCTCTGGCGAGTGGGGTGCTGCCATACTATTATACAGGTGCGAGCACCTGATTGTCGAGGGACTCACGTTCGAAGAGTCTCCGGGCTACGGCCTCCGAACAGAAGGTGAGTGTCTCAACGTCACTATCAGTGATTGCGTCGCGCGGTACAATGGTCTCTCCGGGTTCCTAATGAACCCTTATGGCGGTGTTCCAGAGGAGAGCGTCGTAGTCGAAGGCTGTGAATCCTACGCCAACTACCACGGCTCGAACCACGCCGACGGTTTCGGTGTCGGTCCTGATCATGAGTATCGGAGCGTTGTCTTCAGAGATTGCGTTGGCCACCACAACGAAGACGATGGCTTCGATACACACTTCGCAAACGGAGACAAGTTCGTCCGCTGTGTTGCCTACCGCAATGGGTTCGACCTCAACGAAGAGTTGTGGAATCCAAGCGATCCCGATGGCGACGGTTGGAAATGCGGTAGCGACAGTGCAAATGGCCCAATCTTCCTGTATGAGTGTCTCGCATGGGATAACTACCAGTTTTCCTTCCTCATGAACGCCCATCCAGACGCTTGTGAGTTCCATAATTGTACGGCCTTCAAAGAGGCACCAGACACATCGTCTGCGGCACATTGGGGTGAGTGGAGCGGAAGTGGACAACACGAACTCCGGAACTGTCTATCGTTCCACAAAAATGGCAATCACTTAAACAATCCAAATGAATTCGACGATCAAAACAACAGCTGGAACCTTGGAATATCTGACCCTGCAGTCCAGACGAAAGATACTACCAGCGAACTATTCCTGCATCTCACCAGCGGATCTGCAGCACGAGACGCTGGCATTGATGTCGGACGTGAATTCGGTGGTGAGGCACCGGACCTAGGTGCATACGAATATGCTCTGGACACGAACCCACTGCTCTAA
- the ilvB gene encoding biosynthetic-type acetolactate synthase large subunit, whose protein sequence is MANNTAAGKKATDESSTQPVTTGAEAVVAALDTVGVEHIFGVQGGAIMPVYDALYDADIQHITMGHEQGASHAADAYGVVSGEPGVCLATSGPGATNLVTGLADANMDSDPMVALTGQVSTALLGNDAFQEADTTGITMPVTKTNYLQSDPDTVGATVGEAFALAREGRPGPTLVDLPKDVTNSQTTETPSEPELPDSFDVPDAADGDDVAAAAAAFANAERPVILSGGGVIKGEAWDELRRVALEYGVPVVTTMPGIGSFPEDHPLAMEVAGMHGTGYANLALQLCDVMLAVGTRFDDRLTGGVETFAPDAEIIHVDIDPAEISKIIPADYPLVGDASTVLTQLFDAIPRAPDAAAWREQCQQWKDEYSMEYSIPDDALLKPQFVVEAMDELTPDDTIVTTGVGQHQMWAMQYWTYRHPRTWVSSHGLGTMGYGLPAAIGARVAAEDDRSVVCFDGDGSFLMSLQELAVAARENLDITVIVLNNAAVGMVRQWQDAFFEGRRMASEYQWVPQFDTIAEGFGAKGFRLETYDEVDETLQAAYDYDGPSVVDAHIDPEEDVYPMVPSGGDNAKFAMNQAQLDEL, encoded by the coding sequence ATGGCAAACAACACCGCAGCAGGAAAGAAAGCGACCGACGAATCGTCCACGCAACCAGTCACGACAGGCGCCGAGGCCGTCGTCGCCGCACTCGACACCGTGGGCGTCGAACACATCTTCGGCGTCCAGGGGGGCGCGATCATGCCGGTCTACGACGCGCTGTACGACGCCGACATCCAGCACATCACGATGGGACACGAACAGGGTGCATCGCACGCTGCCGACGCATACGGCGTCGTCTCGGGAGAGCCGGGCGTTTGCCTGGCGACGTCGGGACCTGGAGCGACGAACCTGGTGACTGGGTTGGCTGATGCGAACATGGATTCGGACCCGATGGTCGCCCTGACGGGACAGGTGTCGACGGCCTTACTCGGCAACGACGCCTTCCAGGAGGCGGATACCACGGGGATAACGATGCCCGTCACGAAGACGAACTACCTGCAGTCCGACCCGGACACTGTCGGCGCGACCGTCGGCGAAGCGTTCGCACTCGCCCGCGAGGGTCGGCCCGGGCCGACGCTGGTTGACCTCCCCAAAGACGTCACGAATAGCCAGACGACGGAGACACCCTCCGAACCCGAACTCCCCGACAGTTTCGACGTCCCGGATGCAGCCGACGGTGATGACGTGGCCGCCGCCGCTGCGGCGTTTGCGAATGCCGAGCGACCTGTCATCTTATCGGGTGGTGGCGTCATCAAAGGGGAAGCGTGGGACGAACTCCGGCGGGTCGCCCTCGAGTACGGCGTCCCCGTGGTGACGACCATGCCCGGCATCGGGTCGTTCCCGGAAGATCACCCCCTCGCGATGGAGGTCGCCGGCATGCACGGCACGGGGTACGCAAATCTGGCGCTCCAGCTCTGTGACGTGATGCTCGCGGTCGGGACGCGCTTCGACGACCGCCTGACCGGCGGCGTCGAGACGTTTGCACCCGACGCCGAGATCATCCACGTCGACATCGACCCCGCAGAGATCTCGAAGATCATCCCCGCGGACTATCCGCTCGTTGGGGACGCCTCGACTGTCCTTACCCAGCTTTTCGATGCGATACCGCGCGCCCCGGATGCCGCGGCGTGGCGCGAGCAGTGCCAGCAGTGGAAAGACGAGTACTCGATGGAGTATTCGATCCCGGACGATGCGCTCCTCAAACCGCAGTTCGTCGTCGAAGCGATGGACGAACTGACCCCAGACGACACCATCGTCACGACGGGCGTCGGCCAGCACCAGATGTGGGCGATGCAGTACTGGACGTACCGACACCCGCGGACGTGGGTCTCCTCGCACGGGCTGGGGACGATGGGCTACGGCCTGCCGGCAGCCATCGGCGCGCGCGTCGCTGCTGAAGATGATCGCTCGGTCGTCTGCTTCGACGGTGACGGCTCCTTCCTGATGTCGCTTCAGGAACTCGCGGTGGCCGCCCGGGAGAACCTCGACATCACGGTCATCGTGCTCAACAACGCTGCTGTCGGGATGGTTCGCCAGTGGCAAGACGCCTTCTTCGAGGGGCGTCGCATGGCCTCGGAGTACCAGTGGGTGCCACAGTTCGATACCATCGCCGAGGGATTCGGTGCGAAGGGCTTCCGCCTCGAAACCTACGACGAGGTGGACGAGACGCTGCAGGCGGCCTACGACTACGACGGCCCGTCGGTCGTCGACGCCCACATCGACCCCGAAGAGGACGTCTATCCCATGGTCCCCAGCGGCGGCGACAACGCGAAGTTCGCGATGAACCAGGCACAACTGGACGAGCTGTGA
- a CDS encoding nucleotidyltransferase domain-containing protein, with translation MSRETESNHSAGTSISLSIPPLDPDLFKHKATSDVLLFLTNHRFSDFSLRELATQIGHSHQSVRRAVDVLSANDLVVESPESNQRLIQINRQRLSIPDDPILRIPQPEYHHPVKAAVTKLRENISDVVGIILYGSVARGDADRRSDIDLWVLTRAGRAESQREANAIARDLEDAEFDGDRYAYDIDVEAAQAIPTYTDDIREIIVSGIPVYKTSDFETVENLLLEERAADE, from the coding sequence ATGAGCCGCGAGACGGAAAGTAATCATTCGGCCGGGACATCTATTTCGCTTTCAATACCTCCTTTGGATCCGGATCTATTCAAACACAAAGCGACGAGCGATGTCCTTCTCTTTTTAACCAATCACCGATTCAGTGATTTCTCACTGCGAGAACTCGCAACGCAGATCGGGCATTCCCACCAGTCCGTCCGACGGGCAGTGGACGTTCTCAGTGCGAATGATCTGGTCGTCGAATCCCCCGAAAGCAACCAGCGACTCATCCAGATCAACAGACAGCGTCTGTCTATCCCGGACGATCCGATCCTCAGGATTCCCCAACCGGAGTATCACCACCCGGTCAAAGCTGCGGTCACGAAGCTTCGCGAGAACATCAGTGATGTCGTCGGCATCATCCTGTACGGAAGTGTCGCTCGGGGCGACGCTGACCGACGGAGCGATATCGATCTCTGGGTACTGACTCGCGCCGGGCGGGCCGAAAGCCAGCGAGAAGCGAACGCTATTGCACGTGATCTCGAGGACGCTGAGTTCGATGGTGACCGATACGCCTACGATATCGACGTCGAAGCCGCCCAGGCGATTCCGACCTACACCGATGACATTCGGGAAATCATCGTTTCAGGAATTCCGGTCTACAAGACGAGTGACTTCGAAACCGTCGAAAACCTCCTCTTGGAGGAAAGGGCCGCCGATGAATAA
- a CDS encoding DNA-binding protein, with translation MNNGSDPIAVLAALERAQDAFEMVGRGRTAFEDGISADADWKTQLTKACRLLEVVETLQSQDGYYTAVIEVCFGAIERSIEAYALSMTNDTLQDFQDHQFTYERAHQIGLFERETAEEMKDLYRENRTESYYGGGRPTEEQAEAMTDLASAVHQFSVSQIREGGVCLCD, from the coding sequence ATGAATAACGGCTCGGACCCGATCGCTGTACTCGCAGCACTCGAACGCGCACAGGATGCCTTCGAGATGGTCGGACGCGGTCGGACCGCGTTCGAGGACGGGATTAGTGCGGATGCAGACTGGAAGACACAGCTGACGAAAGCGTGTCGCCTCCTCGAGGTTGTCGAAACCCTCCAGTCACAGGACGGGTACTACACGGCCGTCATCGAGGTCTGTTTCGGCGCTATTGAACGGTCGATCGAGGCGTACGCGCTCTCGATGACGAACGATACGCTTCAGGACTTTCAGGACCACCAGTTTACCTACGAGCGTGCCCACCAGATCGGGCTGTTTGAGAGGGAGACTGCAGAGGAGATGAAGGACCTCTACAGAGAGAACCGGACAGAGAGTTACTATGGCGGCGGGCGTCCAACTGAAGAACAGGCCGAAGCAATGACCGACCTCGCCAGCGCTGTCCATCAGTTCTCAGTGAGTCAGATCCGAGAAGGCGGTGTCTGTCTGTGTGACTGA
- a CDS encoding helix-turn-helix domain-containing protein produces the protein MDPTAAKVVLAAQCGDSVNRISKKIGTSYSWVYDWVERLAEEKIISNTDNGIRVCDYEMRRRYEEMMGTLFSRDEISQDDAYMIPHFSGMEFAYTEIDAAYVWTNGGFQIARGHDDYPVFIEVHDRDVDRWIEFFERFGVDSSVGERPDAADVDGRVHYVLFRQTEGFDVAWVDGNPVIPLDDAVSQMMETRSAYEPALEIIANEHDVDIDATHHDQMSSE, from the coding sequence ATGGATCCTACCGCTGCAAAGGTCGTCTTGGCCGCACAGTGTGGCGATTCAGTCAATCGAATATCGAAGAAGATCGGCACGTCGTATTCGTGGGTCTACGACTGGGTCGAACGCTTGGCCGAAGAAAAAATTATCTCCAACACCGATAATGGAATTCGAGTCTGTGACTACGAGATGCGTCGGCGATACGAGGAGATGATGGGGACGTTGTTCAGCCGCGACGAAATTTCGCAGGACGACGCGTACATGATCCCGCACTTCAGCGGGATGGAATTCGCCTACACAGAGATTGACGCCGCCTACGTCTGGACGAACGGCGGCTTTCAGATCGCCAGAGGACACGACGACTATCCCGTATTTATCGAGGTTCACGACCGCGACGTCGACCGGTGGATCGAGTTCTTCGAGCGGTTCGGCGTTGACAGTAGCGTGGGTGAACGCCCGGACGCAGCCGATGTCGACGGGCGCGTCCACTACGTTTTGTTCCGGCAAACAGAGGGGTTCGATGTCGCGTGGGTCGACGGCAATCCCGTGATTCCGTTAGACGACGCGGTCAGCCAGATGATGGAGACCCGGTCGGCGTACGAGCCGGCGTTGGAGATAATCGCCAACGAGCACGACGTGGACATCGACGCAACTCATCACGACCAGATGAGTAGCGAGTAA
- a CDS encoding rhodanese-like domain-containing protein: MSGIRPDELDERLDSSADEPFLLDIRPRESYRGRAIEDSHNIPVYNELRKGDESALRRRLGEIPSDEEIVVICKMGVVAKRATSLLDDEGYDAATLRGGMSGWTGYQRGSLGYKLRSLLWKIW; encoded by the coding sequence ATGAGTGGGATTCGTCCCGACGAGCTTGACGAGCGACTCGACTCGAGTGCAGACGAGCCGTTTCTGCTCGACATCCGACCCCGAGAGTCCTATCGCGGACGTGCAATCGAGGACAGCCACAACATCCCCGTTTACAACGAACTGCGAAAGGGAGACGAGTCCGCACTGCGTCGACGACTGGGCGAGATACCCTCCGACGAAGAAATCGTCGTCATCTGCAAGATGGGTGTGGTCGCGAAACGCGCGACCAGTCTGCTCGACGACGAGGGATACGACGCAGCAACCCTCCGTGGCGGCATGAGCGGGTGGACTGGGTATCAAAGAGGGTCGCTCGGGTACAAATTACGGTCGTTGCTCTGGAAAATCTGGTAG